Below is a window of Mucilaginibacter ginkgonis DNA.
CGAAACGGGTATTACAGACATCAACCTATCGCGCCTTGAGCAAATAGCTGATCTTTTTGAAATGTCTGTTGTTCAATTGTTAACCTTCAATGACGCAGAGGGCGAGTTGAAATATACCAACGAGCTGGAGTCTGTTAACAAGAAACTGATGGACAGAGAAACAGAAGTTATCGACCTTCAGAAAAAAGTGATCGAGCTTTTTGAAGAACTTCGTCAAAACAAAGTTTCTGCGTAAACATTAATCCCTGTGAAAATATTCAAGCCCGTACTTAAACAGTATGGGCTTTTTATTTTAAGGTGTATCTTAAGGTTAGGTGCTTTTTGCTGGTCTCTGCTCCCATAGCGTAATGAATAGCCAGCATCTTCTCATTAAAATCGCCAACCCATGATAGTTCCAACTCTTCGTATTGGTGCAGCGGCAGCACGTGCTCTTTTATTTTGATGAAAATTGCCGATTCAAGCCCGTGGTTCTGGAATTTCTGCTTGGTTCCCATTACCACCGCGCGCATACGGGTCGCACCTTTCCACCTGTTATATACAAACTTTAACTTGCCAATCAGATCTAACTTACCATTAAGATTTTTGATCATCTGATTCGCATCCGGCAGGACCACCACGACAGAAGCCGGCTCGCCGTTAACATATGCAAACCAAATGAGCTGTGGATCCATTATCGGCTTCATCTGTCGAAAACTGTTCAGAATCGCTTCAGTAGTTATGGGCGAAAAATTCTCGAAATCTTGCCAGGCGTCGTTGTAAATTTCTTTGAAGTCCGCGGCGAAATTATCAAGCTCTTTAAGCGTGAGGTGCTTAAACTCATATCCCGGTTTCTTAGCTACCCAATTAGCAATTTTTGTAAAACGTTCCGGAAATTCTTTATAAACCTGCAACTTATTGGTTATCTGGGTGTAGGACACTTCAAATCCATACGTTTTAAACAGCACTTCGTAGTAAGGCGGGTGGTAATTCATCCCGAAGGACGGCGATACAAAACCATCTACTAAAAGCCCCCAGTTGCTGTCGTTCTCGCCAAAGTTGATAGGGCCATCCATGGATTGCATGCCCTTACCGGCAAGCCAGTTTTTTGCGGTATCGAACAATAAATTCGCCGCAGCCTGGTTGTTAATGCACTCAAAAAAGCCAATTCCTCCTACCTGTAAACCATCCTGATCTGATTTTTTATAGTTGATAAATGCCGCAATGCGTCCAGCGACCTTATCGCCATCAAATAAAAGCCATCGGTTAATTACGCCGTGTTTATGAAAACTGTTTTTTGCAGGATCGAAAACTGCATTCAAGTCGTTGTCCAGCGGGCGTACCCAGTTTTCATCGTTGTAATAAATGACCACCGGCATTTCTAAGAACGTCCTGCGTGTTTGTTTATCGGCAACTTCTTTGATCTGCATTCGTATTAAAATAAAACAGCACCCGTGCTCATCGCCCGGATGCTGTAAAGCTATTCGTTTATCTCGTATTAAAAATCGTCGTCTTCGTCGTCTTCATAGCCATCATATTCCAGGTCGTCTAAGGGCGCGTCAAAATCATCGT
It encodes the following:
- a CDS encoding helix-turn-helix domain-containing protein, with product MKTLGKKIRLLRHQKGWSQEDVAKRLDISIPAFSKIETGITDINLSRLEQIADLFEMSVVQLLTFNDAEGELKYTNELESVNKKLMDRETEVIDLQKKVIELFEELRQNKVSA
- a CDS encoding GNAT family N-acetyltransferase — translated: MQIKEVADKQTRRTFLEMPVVIYYNDENWVRPLDNDLNAVFDPAKNSFHKHGVINRWLLFDGDKVAGRIAAFINYKKSDQDGLQVGGIGFFECINNQAAANLLFDTAKNWLAGKGMQSMDGPINFGENDSNWGLLVDGFVSPSFGMNYHPPYYEVLFKTYGFEVSYTQITNKLQVYKEFPERFTKIANWVAKKPGYEFKHLTLKELDNFAADFKEIYNDAWQDFENFSPITTEAILNSFRQMKPIMDPQLIWFAYVNGEPASVVVVLPDANQMIKNLNGKLDLIGKLKFVYNRWKGATRMRAVVMGTKQKFQNHGLESAIFIKIKEHVLPLHQYEELELSWVGDFNEKMLAIHYAMGAETSKKHLTLRYTLK